From Alteromonas australica, one genomic window encodes:
- a CDS encoding efflux RND transporter periplasmic adaptor subunit, whose translation MKTFTRLLAMVSLTLLVAACGGDEKGPAQTMQANTGVPVDVAKVVSQRLTEWDNFTGRLESPHIVALRPRVSGYIDFVAFDEGEYVEQGQTLFLIDNRTFKAEVSRLTAQLEEAKSRVQLAEQNYNRAFKLRKTQAVSEEVLDARLAEKNQALASLNQTQAELDVARLNRGFARVEAPISGRISRANITEGNFVTAGQTELTRIVSTDRLYAYFDIDEQTYLNYLSSTNKASTAVSEQPVAMRLANESDYHHWGQIDFIDNQVNSSTGTLRVRAVFNNDEGRLIPGLFAHLKLAGDTQEQGILIKEKAIGTDLNNKFVLVVNEENKVEYRPVTLGDKVGSMRIIKRGLNANDSIVVDGLQRVRPGALVAANEVPMGDEDALANLSNWQSRVDNATELTQNMAQFDDVLAGGSVSAPTVTAGLK comes from the coding sequence ATGAAAACTTTTACCCGTTTATTGGCAATGGTAAGCCTTACTTTGCTGGTCGCTGCATGTGGCGGCGATGAAAAAGGGCCAGCTCAGACCATGCAGGCAAATACTGGTGTGCCTGTTGATGTGGCAAAAGTGGTATCTCAGCGGTTAACCGAATGGGATAACTTTACAGGTCGTTTAGAGTCTCCACATATTGTTGCGTTGCGTCCTCGCGTGTCCGGCTATATCGATTTTGTGGCTTTTGATGAAGGTGAATATGTTGAACAAGGTCAAACCTTGTTCCTTATTGATAACCGTACGTTTAAGGCTGAAGTTTCTCGTTTAACTGCGCAACTTGAAGAAGCGAAAAGCCGCGTTCAACTTGCTGAGCAGAACTATAATCGCGCCTTCAAACTTCGCAAAACCCAAGCGGTGTCTGAAGAAGTGCTAGATGCCCGTTTAGCAGAAAAGAATCAGGCGTTAGCCAGTTTAAATCAAACCCAAGCGGAGCTTGACGTAGCGCGTTTAAACCGTGGTTTTGCCCGTGTTGAAGCGCCAATTTCAGGGCGTATTTCTCGCGCGAATATAACCGAAGGTAACTTCGTCACGGCAGGGCAAACCGAGTTAACGCGTATCGTGTCAACAGATCGTCTTTACGCGTACTTCGACATAGATGAACAAACGTATCTTAACTACCTATCTTCTACTAATAAGGCGTCAACGGCCGTTAGTGAGCAGCCTGTTGCTATGCGTTTGGCAAATGAGTCTGACTATCATCACTGGGGGCAAATTGATTTTATCGACAATCAAGTGAATAGCAGTACAGGCACGCTTCGCGTGCGCGCCGTATTTAACAATGACGAGGGTCGTTTAATCCCCGGTTTGTTTGCCCACCTTAAACTGGCAGGCGACACCCAGGAGCAAGGCATTCTTATTAAAGAAAAAGCCATAGGTACAGATTTAAACAACAAGTTTGTCCTTGTAGTAAATGAAGAAAATAAAGTGGAATACCGCCCAGTAACATTAGGCGATAAAGTGGGTAGCATGCGTATTATTAAACGTGGCTTAAACGCTAACGACAGCATTGTTGTGGACGGCTTGCAGCGTGTTCGCCCTGGTGCGTTGGTGGCAGCAAACGAAGTGCCTATGGGTGATGAAGACGCTTTGGCTAATTTGTCTAATTGGCAGTCTCGTGTGGATAATGCCACCGAGCTGACACAAAACATGGCGCAGTTTGATGATGTGCTTGCTGGTGGTTCAGTGTCAGCGCCTACGGTTACGGCAGGTCTTAAGTAA
- a CDS encoding LysR family transcriptional regulator — protein sequence MRPHDLNLLMIFDAIMTEGAITRAADRLSMTQPAVSNALSRMRTAWNDELFVKDGRGIQPTSFAKNLWSQIQGPLGELEVAVNPTDFNPATAKRTFRIAATDSIVSIVWGPLRKVIENEAPGINIHAIPNYDMESHKILKDAEAELTFSKYLEPGSVIRAEHVLDPSWVVVMRPDHPLAKSQLTLEDFVAADHLLVSVTGDVTGPTDQVLANLGLKRRVAMSVNQFYNATPLLRESDLICVAPSLVLEREIFSGELAVFETPIEIVSSPLSVMWHKRQDQDAGLQWLRGLVVKFIRERAQRHEMLLSQCCRKAYCADTVKRFMDQRNMDCSEFSPAHLNVPSNDEISKVKA from the coding sequence ATGCGTCCACATGATTTAAATTTACTCATGATATTTGATGCCATCATGACAGAAGGTGCGATTACGCGCGCTGCCGATAGACTGTCGATGACACAGCCTGCTGTATCTAATGCCCTTTCGCGCATGCGTACAGCATGGAACGATGAGCTGTTTGTGAAGGACGGTCGCGGTATTCAACCCACCTCCTTTGCTAAAAACCTGTGGAGCCAAATTCAAGGTCCCTTAGGTGAGCTTGAAGTGGCCGTCAACCCTACCGACTTCAACCCTGCTACCGCTAAACGTACCTTTCGTATTGCCGCCACCGACAGTATCGTTTCTATTGTGTGGGGACCCCTTCGTAAAGTGATTGAAAACGAAGCACCGGGTATCAACATCCACGCTATTCCCAACTACGATATGGAAAGCCATAAAATTCTCAAAGATGCTGAAGCCGAGCTTACGTTTTCAAAATATCTTGAACCTGGCTCAGTCATTCGCGCAGAACACGTGCTCGACCCAAGCTGGGTGGTGGTAATGCGCCCCGATCACCCGCTGGCAAAATCGCAACTCACATTAGAAGACTTTGTGGCTGCCGATCACTTATTGGTGTCGGTTACCGGTGATGTGACTGGTCCTACCGATCAAGTGCTTGCAAACCTTGGTTTAAAGCGCCGCGTGGCCATGTCGGTTAATCAATTCTATAACGCCACACCACTACTGAGGGAAAGCGATCTCATTTGCGTGGCGCCTTCTCTTGTCTTGGAAAGAGAAATATTTTCCGGCGAATTAGCGGTGTTTGAAACGCCCATTGAAATCGTCAGCTCTCCCCTTTCTGTTATGTGGCATAAACGTCAAGATCAAGATGCAGGCTTGCAGTGGTTGCGTGGCTTAGTGGTGAAATTTATTCGGGAACGCGCTCAACGCCATGAAATGCTGCTTTCCCAGTGTTGCCGAAAAGCCTATTGCGCAGATACGGTTAAACGCTTTATGGACCAGCGTAATATGGACTGTAGCGAATTTTCGCCAGCCCACTTAAACGTGCCAAGTAACGATGAAATCAGCAAGGTAAAAGCATAG
- the manD gene encoding D-mannonate dehydratase ManD, with the protein MKIIEAKVIVTCPSRNFVTLKIVTDEGIYGIGDATLNGRELAVVSYLEDHLIPCLLGKDASRIEDIWQYFYRGAYWRRGPVGMTAIAAIDVALWDIKAKAANMPLYQLLGGRSRDGVMVYGHANGNTIEETVEEVGRYIDMGYKAIRAQTGVPGLSSTYGVSKDKLFYEPADANLPSENIWSTTKYLNSVPKLFETLRDTYGYDHHLLHDAHHRCTPLEAAQLGKSLEPYKLFWLEDAVPAELQEGFRLFRQHTTTPIAVGEVFSSIHDCQQLISEQLIDYIRTTIVHAGGISHLRRIAHLAELYHVRTGFHGATDLSPITMGAAVHFDTWVPNFGIQEYMRHTEETDAVFPHDYRFEEGVMKVGEKPGHGVDIDESLAAKYPYKPAYLPVNRLEDGTMYNW; encoded by the coding sequence ATGAAAATAATTGAAGCAAAAGTGATTGTTACTTGCCCCAGTCGTAACTTTGTGACGTTAAAAATTGTTACCGATGAAGGGATTTATGGAATTGGTGATGCTACGTTAAATGGTCGTGAACTCGCGGTTGTTAGTTACCTTGAAGATCATTTAATACCTTGTTTGTTAGGCAAAGATGCTAGCCGTATAGAGGATATTTGGCAGTACTTCTATAGAGGAGCGTACTGGCGCAGAGGGCCTGTTGGAATGACAGCCATCGCGGCAATTGACGTCGCACTATGGGACATCAAAGCGAAAGCCGCTAATATGCCATTGTATCAATTACTCGGCGGCCGCAGCCGTGATGGGGTAATGGTCTATGGCCATGCAAATGGCAACACCATTGAAGAAACCGTCGAGGAAGTGGGCAGGTATATTGATATGGGTTATAAAGCCATTCGTGCGCAAACAGGTGTTCCTGGCCTTAGTAGCACGTATGGTGTTTCCAAGGATAAACTGTTTTATGAACCCGCTGACGCTAATTTACCGTCGGAAAATATTTGGTCTACCACTAAGTACCTAAACAGTGTCCCTAAATTATTTGAGACATTGCGTGATACCTATGGGTACGATCACCATTTGTTACACGATGCCCATCACCGTTGCACACCACTAGAGGCGGCTCAATTAGGTAAGTCTCTAGAACCTTACAAGTTGTTTTGGCTAGAAGACGCCGTTCCCGCTGAACTGCAAGAAGGGTTTAGGTTATTCCGACAACATACCACTACCCCAATTGCCGTTGGGGAGGTATTCTCCTCTATTCATGACTGCCAACAGCTTATTAGTGAACAATTAATCGACTACATTCGCACTACAATTGTACACGCTGGCGGAATTTCACACTTGCGCAGAATTGCGCATTTAGCCGAGCTTTACCATGTTCGCACTGGATTCCATGGTGCTACCGACTTAAGTCCAATTACCATGGGAGCTGCGGTACATTTTGATACCTGGGTTCCTAATTTTGGTATTCAAGAATACATGCGTCATACCGAAGAAACCGACGCTGTATTCCCCCATGACTATCGTTTCGAAGAGGGGGTTATGAAGGTGGGTGAAAAGCCCGGACATGGTGTAGATATTGATGAGTCGTTAGCGGCCAAGTATCCCTATAAGCCAGCTTACTTACCTGTGAACCGACTTGAAGATGGCACTATGTATAATTGGTAG
- a CDS encoding FadR/GntR family transcriptional regulator, translating into MTNLQDQFSSVDNTGAKRLYLQIADKLAQLISDGIIKPGERLPAERELASRYDVSRQTVREALIALEVSGIVAIRPSSGIYVLKKSTLSPALITEDAPGPLEIMEARRLLEGQACEMAASRISNEELRKLQAYIEQMSVLVGKQDLTGAEQFDGRFHRLIAHATRNSAIYTMVDWLWTLRDSSEISRLFAEKMRRHGANPNIEAHQAIYENLCRRDGDGARQAMESHLKHVEDMFIIMIGDA; encoded by the coding sequence TTGACCAATTTACAAGATCAATTTTCATCCGTTGACAATACAGGTGCTAAACGTCTGTATTTGCAAATTGCGGACAAACTCGCTCAACTTATCAGTGATGGAATAATAAAACCTGGCGAACGCTTGCCAGCAGAGCGTGAATTAGCCAGCCGCTATGATGTGAGCAGACAAACCGTACGCGAGGCATTAATTGCATTAGAAGTGTCAGGCATTGTCGCAATACGCCCTAGTTCTGGCATTTACGTATTAAAGAAATCAACCCTAAGCCCCGCCCTAATTACCGAAGATGCCCCTGGCCCTTTAGAAATTATGGAAGCGAGACGGCTACTAGAAGGGCAAGCGTGCGAAATGGCGGCTTCACGTATCAGCAACGAGGAACTACGTAAGCTTCAAGCTTATATCGAACAAATGTCGGTGTTAGTTGGTAAGCAAGATTTAACCGGGGCAGAACAGTTTGATGGTAGGTTTCACCGGTTAATTGCGCACGCAACACGAAACAGTGCTATTTACACTATGGTTGATTGGCTGTGGACCTTGCGAGATTCATCTGAAATTAGTCGTCTCTTTGCTGAAAAAATGCGAAGACATGGCGCCAACCCCAACATTGAAGCCCATCAGGCTATATACGAAAATTTATGTAGGCGCGACGGAGATGGAGCAAGGCAAGCAATGGAAAGCCATCTCAAACACGTAGAAGACATGTTTATAATTATGATTGGAGACGCTTAA
- a CDS encoding GH92 family glycosyl hydrolase, which produces MKKNFKCMVALLAVTLSLCWQTPSFANQQPVDLVYPFADTANSRWFFFDSASLPFGMVNLNPDTETGGAWGSGYRYNSSEVKGFSHVHAWQLAGLSVMPVSTKLPITQLKSDYYSAFNHNDEIVKPGFHQLQLSRYNIDVKLTATTRVGFHSYQFANSENQQVLFNLGGQLGPSHLGHAEAHKVSQTSINGYITNLPTYRRSRPTKVFFHVEFSRPIEDMDSWRGEHHFEKVDFINGIDAGLLVNISPSKQPLLMKVGISYVSEENAKSNIDIELPHWEFDKVKEDAFAIWNQQLSKISVSGGTRQQQRRFYTDLWHALQGRRIISDANGQYMDQTSSTPRVKQIPLLDSGEPLFNHYNSDSFWGAQWTISTLWPLAYPKIASEMTNSLLNYYKDGGMIARGPSGGNYTYVMTGASSTPFIVSNYMKGIQDFDVELAYEGLKKNHSTAGMMAKAGYEHYTNTGGGMRFYENDGYVPFPLPTGESMYGNHKRGPGMTLEYAFQDHALAQLAGALGYNDDYDMYAKRSKNYRHVFDASSGYMRPRNPDGSWQTPFDPFQYENGFVESNPAQGTWNVAHDIDGLASLMGGKTTLIERLDNAFNEAEKQGFTAGNAHADEAKDEYRRIPINYGNQPSMQTAFIFSAAGAPWKTQYWSRKVVNKVYSDLSPQRGYSGDEDQGLMGSLAVLMKIGLFQLTGGVEKDPIYYIGSPLFDTITITLDDHYYTGKTFTIRTRNNSADNVYVSAITLNGKPLTRTYLLHSEIVNGGTLVLDMSDRPNKQLH; this is translated from the coding sequence ATGAAAAAAAATTTTAAATGTATGGTGGCTTTATTGGCCGTTACATTGTCGTTGTGTTGGCAAACACCGTCTTTCGCCAACCAGCAACCCGTCGATTTGGTTTATCCTTTTGCCGATACGGCAAACAGTCGCTGGTTTTTCTTTGACTCTGCATCGTTACCTTTTGGTATGGTTAACTTAAACCCTGATACAGAAACGGGCGGCGCATGGGGAAGCGGTTATCGCTACAATTCCAGCGAAGTAAAAGGTTTTAGCCATGTTCACGCGTGGCAGCTTGCAGGCTTGTCAGTTATGCCCGTATCAACCAAGCTCCCCATTACACAATTAAAATCGGACTACTATTCTGCGTTCAATCACAATGATGAAATTGTAAAACCTGGGTTTCATCAGCTACAGTTATCCCGCTATAACATCGATGTAAAATTAACGGCCACAACACGGGTGGGATTTCATAGTTATCAATTCGCTAACAGCGAAAACCAGCAGGTTTTGTTTAATTTAGGTGGGCAACTGGGCCCTAGTCATCTTGGCCATGCTGAAGCGCATAAGGTTTCGCAGACGTCTATTAATGGCTATATAACGAATTTACCCACTTACCGTCGATCCCGTCCAACCAAAGTCTTTTTTCACGTTGAATTCAGCCGTCCTATTGAGGATATGGATAGTTGGCGCGGCGAGCACCATTTTGAAAAAGTAGATTTTATTAATGGCATAGACGCAGGCCTACTGGTCAATATATCACCGTCAAAACAACCGCTGCTAATGAAAGTAGGGATATCCTACGTGTCAGAAGAAAATGCAAAATCGAACATTGATATTGAACTCCCACACTGGGAATTCGATAAAGTGAAAGAAGACGCTTTTGCAATTTGGAATCAACAGCTGAGTAAAATTTCGGTGTCTGGTGGAACCCGCCAGCAGCAGCGCAGGTTCTACACTGATCTTTGGCACGCATTACAGGGGCGACGCATCATTTCTGATGCCAATGGTCAGTATATGGATCAAACTTCTAGTACCCCCAGAGTGAAACAGATACCGCTTTTAGACAGTGGAGAGCCCCTGTTTAATCACTACAATTCAGACTCTTTCTGGGGAGCTCAATGGACAATATCAACGTTGTGGCCACTTGCTTATCCAAAAATTGCTTCAGAAATGACAAATAGCTTACTCAACTATTACAAAGACGGCGGTATGATTGCACGTGGTCCATCAGGCGGAAATTACACCTATGTGATGACTGGCGCGTCTTCCACCCCTTTTATCGTGTCAAATTATATGAAAGGCATTCAAGACTTTGATGTTGAACTTGCCTATGAAGGACTCAAGAAGAACCACAGCACTGCTGGCATGATGGCAAAAGCGGGTTACGAGCATTACACCAATACTGGCGGCGGCATGCGCTTTTATGAGAATGATGGCTATGTTCCATTCCCACTTCCTACAGGCGAAAGTATGTATGGTAATCACAAACGTGGCCCAGGAATGACGCTGGAATACGCTTTCCAGGATCATGCTCTAGCACAATTAGCCGGTGCACTAGGCTATAACGACGACTATGATATGTACGCTAAGCGCTCAAAAAATTACCGTCACGTATTCGATGCAAGTAGCGGTTATATGAGACCAAGAAATCCAGATGGTTCGTGGCAAACCCCTTTCGATCCATTTCAATATGAAAATGGATTCGTTGAATCTAACCCAGCACAAGGTACGTGGAATGTGGCGCATGACATTGATGGCCTCGCGTCCTTAATGGGCGGAAAAACAACGCTGATTGAAAGGCTCGACAACGCCTTTAACGAGGCTGAAAAGCAAGGATTTACTGCAGGTAACGCACATGCAGATGAAGCGAAAGACGAGTATAGAAGAATTCCTATTAACTATGGTAATCAACCAAGTATGCAAACCGCATTCATTTTTAGCGCGGCTGGCGCACCTTGGAAGACCCAATATTGGTCGCGAAAAGTCGTCAATAAAGTCTACTCTGATTTGTCACCACAGCGTGGTTACAGTGGTGACGAAGACCAAGGACTAATGGGTAGCTTGGCCGTACTGATGAAAATTGGACTTTTCCAGCTTACCGGGGGGGTAGAAAAGGATCCTATTTATTATATTGGTAGCCCTCTTTTTGACACTATTACCATTACGTTGGATGACCACTATTACACCGGAAAAACCTTTACTATTCGAACGCGTAACAACAGTGCAGACAATGTATATGTCAGCGCCATAACACTGAACGGCAAGCCATTGACTCGCACCTATCTGCTCCACAGTGAAATAGTTAACGGTGGAACACTTGTTCTAGATATGTCTGACCGACCCAATAAGCAGCTTCATTAA
- a CDS encoding HAD-IA family hydrolase: MSKSCLLFDNDGTLVDSEYLCNLGIAHAFLELDVTLDADDLVKHYRGMKLSEIMASISRQYSVELPDDFISSYRKRVASLFDKHLTPIEGVVYALDHLHHRKAVVSNGPRQKIEHALNVCQLRGYFNDNIFSAYDIGYYKPNPQIYLDVAAMMKVSPNQCVVIEDSKVGAEAGSRAGITTLFYNRYNETLSLPHVTSFNDMKQLPKMIANVS; this comes from the coding sequence ATGTCGAAATCTTGTCTGTTATTCGATAATGACGGTACGTTGGTAGACAGTGAGTATCTTTGTAATTTAGGTATTGCCCACGCGTTTCTTGAACTCGACGTAACACTAGATGCAGATGACTTGGTAAAACACTATCGCGGTATGAAACTGTCTGAAATAATGGCATCTATTTCACGGCAGTATTCTGTAGAATTGCCTGACGATTTTATCTCGTCTTATCGTAAGCGTGTTGCGTCTTTGTTCGATAAGCACTTAACACCTATTGAAGGTGTCGTTTACGCACTTGACCACCTCCATCATCGAAAAGCCGTAGTATCTAATGGCCCACGGCAGAAAATTGAGCATGCCCTAAATGTTTGCCAACTTCGCGGTTACTTTAACGACAACATTTTTAGTGCCTACGACATAGGCTACTACAAACCCAATCCTCAGATATACCTTGATGTGGCCGCTATGATGAAGGTATCGCCTAATCAATGTGTGGTTATTGAAGACAGTAAAGTGGGCGCAGAGGCGGGCAGCCGCGCTGGGATTACTACCCTGTTTTATAATCGCTACAATGAAACGCTTTCATTACCCCACGTGACCAGCTTTAACGACATGAAACAATTGCCTAAAATGATTGCTAACGTAAGTTAG
- a CDS encoding CoA-acylating methylmalonate-semialdehyde dehydrogenase, which translates to MQTLGNYINGERVDSTSDRDNSVYDPATGEVIRKVSLSTVEETQAAITAAKQAFVTWSEVTPLNRARVMFKFKALLETHKDELATLITKEHGKVFSDAQGELTRGIEVVEFACGIPHLLKGEQSMNVGRGVDSFSLMQPVGVCAGISPFNFPAMVPLWMFPVAIACGNTFVMKPSEKDPSTILRIAELLTEAGLPDGVFNVVNGDKTSVDVLITNEDVDAISFVGSTPIAEYVYNVGNQHGKRVQALGGAKNHLVVMPDADLELVSGALMGAAYGSAGERCMAISVAVCVGDEAADALIAKLQQEIAQMRVGPGLGEGDEPHMGPLISREHAAKVQEYISDGVEEGATLVADGRNYRVSGCEKGYFVGPTLFDNVTPKMRIYNEEIFGPVLSVVRVSSFEEALALVNRHEYGNGTSIFTANGEAAHAYYHKVQVGMVGVNVPIPVPMAFHSFGGWKRSIFGPLNMHGPDGVRFYTKMKTVTARWPKGQQNINHFTMPTMK; encoded by the coding sequence ATGCAAACGTTAGGTAATTATATAAATGGTGAGCGGGTCGACAGCACAAGTGATCGCGATAATTCAGTTTACGATCCGGCCACAGGTGAGGTAATCAGAAAAGTAAGCCTATCTACAGTTGAAGAAACCCAAGCGGCCATTACTGCCGCTAAGCAGGCGTTTGTGACATGGAGTGAAGTAACTCCGCTAAACAGAGCCCGAGTTATGTTCAAGTTTAAGGCGTTGTTAGAAACGCACAAAGATGAACTTGCTACCTTAATTACCAAAGAGCACGGCAAAGTGTTCTCTGATGCTCAAGGTGAGTTAACGCGGGGTATCGAGGTGGTGGAATTTGCCTGCGGCATTCCACATTTACTCAAAGGTGAGCAGTCGATGAATGTGGGGCGAGGCGTAGACAGTTTTAGTCTAATGCAGCCTGTAGGTGTTTGTGCCGGCATTTCCCCTTTTAATTTTCCTGCGATGGTACCACTTTGGATGTTTCCTGTAGCGATTGCCTGCGGAAATACGTTTGTCATGAAGCCGTCAGAAAAAGACCCCAGTACTATATTAAGAATTGCCGAATTACTTACCGAGGCCGGTTTACCCGATGGCGTATTCAATGTCGTCAACGGTGACAAAACATCGGTCGACGTACTAATTACAAATGAAGATGTTGATGCTATTAGCTTTGTCGGCTCAACCCCCATTGCTGAATATGTTTACAATGTGGGAAATCAGCACGGTAAGCGAGTACAAGCATTAGGTGGCGCAAAAAATCACTTGGTTGTAATGCCCGATGCCGATCTTGAGTTGGTTAGCGGTGCACTGATGGGCGCGGCGTATGGTTCAGCCGGCGAGCGCTGTATGGCAATTTCAGTTGCTGTGTGTGTGGGTGACGAAGCCGCAGATGCATTAATTGCAAAATTGCAGCAAGAAATAGCGCAAATGCGAGTAGGCCCGGGTTTAGGTGAAGGTGACGAACCTCATATGGGGCCGCTAATCAGCCGGGAACACGCCGCTAAGGTGCAAGAGTATATCTCAGATGGTGTGGAAGAAGGGGCCACACTAGTTGCTGATGGCCGAAACTATCGCGTGTCTGGATGCGAAAAAGGCTATTTTGTGGGGCCGACACTGTTTGATAACGTGACCCCTAAAATGCGTATTTATAATGAAGAAATATTTGGGCCAGTACTCAGCGTTGTTCGAGTGAGTAGTTTTGAAGAAGCGCTAGCACTGGTTAACCGTCATGAGTATGGTAATGGCACCTCTATTTTCACTGCAAATGGTGAAGCAGCCCACGCTTACTATCACAAAGTGCAGGTGGGTATGGTAGGCGTTAATGTGCCTATACCAGTGCCAATGGCGTTCCATAGCTTTGGTGGTTGGAAAAGATCTATTTTTGGCCCACTAAATATGCACGGGCCAGATGGCGTTCGTTTTTACACTAAAATGAAAACGGTGACGGCACGTTGGCCCAAAGGTCAGCAAAACATCAATCACTTTACGATGCCTACTATGAAGTAA
- the iolD gene encoding 3D-(3,5/4)-trihydroxycyclohexane-1,2-dione acylhydrolase (decyclizing), producing MKTIRYTAAQAMLAFLTQQYIVIDHEEFPIFAGAFAIFGHGNVAGLGEALHDNKATFPTYRAHNEQGMAHAAIAYAKANNRRRMMMCTSSIGPGATNMVTAAGLAHANRLPVLFVPGDNFANRKPDPVLQQIEHFSDPNISVNDCFKPVSRYFDRINRPEQLINSLPVAMQTLLDPVNCGPVTLAFPQDVQAEAFDYPVSLFTKRVHRIRQPLAELFEVEQAVSAIKKSQKPLIIAGGGVLYSGAAAALSEFAETHQIPVAETQAGKGCLSWQHPCALGGVGVTGSEAANKIAAEADLIIAIGTRLQDFTTSSRTLWNRDNTVLLQLNIGAFDANKHDAVSLVGDATQTLTQLHSALAQWSAPTTWLEKAQVLNIKWQQHYEDVTSDTEGLPSDAQVLGAVKRGSNAGDTIVCAAGGLPGELHKLWRAEGPGSYHVEYGFSCMGYEIAGGLGVKLAKPNNDVIVVVGDGSYMMLNAELATSVMLKQKIIVILLDNRGFGCIHRLQQGTGNAPFNNLLDDCEGAPELMQIDFAQHARSMGANAEHVHSLGELEAALTKAKSNTTSTLIAINTDPHISTVNGSWWDVAIPQTSKRKAVADAHENYTQQQVKQPY from the coding sequence ATGAAGACCATTAGATACACTGCTGCGCAAGCAATGTTGGCATTTCTTACACAGCAGTACATTGTAATTGATCACGAAGAGTTCCCTATATTTGCCGGAGCCTTTGCTATTTTTGGTCATGGGAACGTGGCTGGCCTAGGTGAAGCACTACACGACAACAAAGCGACTTTTCCAACATACCGAGCGCATAACGAACAAGGCATGGCGCATGCCGCAATTGCGTATGCAAAAGCTAATAACCGTCGAAGAATGATGATGTGTACGTCATCAATTGGGCCCGGCGCAACCAATATGGTGACCGCCGCTGGGCTTGCTCACGCAAATCGCTTACCGGTGTTATTTGTGCCGGGCGACAACTTTGCGAACCGTAAACCTGATCCTGTTTTACAACAAATTGAGCACTTCAGTGACCCGAATATTTCAGTGAATGATTGTTTTAAACCGGTAAGTCGCTATTTCGATCGTATTAATCGACCCGAACAGCTTATTAATAGTTTACCGGTGGCCATGCAAACACTGCTCGACCCGGTGAATTGTGGGCCCGTTACTTTGGCATTTCCGCAAGATGTTCAGGCAGAGGCATTCGATTACCCAGTCTCATTGTTCACTAAAAGAGTGCATAGAATTCGTCAGCCTTTGGCTGAGCTTTTTGAAGTTGAACAAGCCGTGTCTGCGATAAAGAAATCGCAAAAGCCGTTAATTATTGCCGGTGGTGGAGTGCTGTATTCTGGCGCAGCAGCAGCCCTATCAGAATTTGCTGAAACTCATCAGATTCCGGTTGCAGAAACCCAAGCGGGTAAAGGCTGCCTATCTTGGCAACATCCTTGTGCATTGGGTGGGGTAGGTGTGACAGGAAGTGAAGCTGCAAATAAAATTGCCGCTGAAGCAGATTTAATTATTGCGATAGGCACTCGGCTACAAGATTTCACCACGTCATCTCGAACCCTTTGGAACCGCGACAATACAGTGTTACTTCAATTAAACATAGGGGCTTTCGATGCCAATAAACACGATGCGGTGTCTTTGGTAGGTGATGCGACGCAAACGTTAACACAGCTGCATAGCGCGCTAGCGCAATGGTCGGCGCCAACAACATGGTTGGAAAAAGCCCAAGTACTCAATATAAAGTGGCAGCAACATTATGAAGATGTGACTTCAGACACCGAAGGTTTACCATCCGATGCGCAAGTATTAGGGGCGGTAAAGCGCGGTTCAAATGCTGGCGATACGATTGTGTGTGCAGCAGGTGGATTACCCGGCGAACTTCACAAACTATGGCGAGCAGAAGGACCCGGTAGTTATCACGTAGAGTATGGTTTTTCTTGCATGGGGTATGAAATAGCGGGCGGTTTAGGCGTTAAATTAGCCAAGCCAAACAATGACGTCATAGTGGTGGTTGGTGATGGCTCATACATGATGCTTAATGCCGAATTAGCAACATCTGTGATGCTTAAGCAAAAGATTATCGTCATTTTGTTAGACAACCGAGGTTTTGGTTGTATCCACCGATTGCAGCAAGGAACGGGCAATGCACCGTTCAACAATTTATTGGACGATTGTGAAGGTGCGCCTGAGTTGATGCAAATTGATTTCGCTCAACATGCTCGTTCAATGGGCGCGAATGCCGAACATGTTCACTCATTAGGTGAATTAGAAGCAGCGTTAACCAAAGCTAAGAGTAATACCACCAGCACGTTAATCGCGATTAATACAGACCCACATATCAGCACCGTCAATGGCAGTTGGTGGGATGTCGCAATACCCCAAACGTCTAAAAGAAAAGCTGTTGCTGATGCGCATGAAAACTATACACAGCAGCAAGTTAAACAACCGTACTAA